One segment of Candidatus Ozemobacteraceae bacterium DNA contains the following:
- the queD gene encoding 6-carboxytetrahydropterin synthase QueD, which translates to MYKITAESSFSAAHRLPDHQGKCRNLHGHNWLVQAVVGAETLDDQGMVVDFAVLKQALGELCDRFDHRMVNEIAPFDRIPPTAENFAKLFFDELVRVVGTNRVQVLAVRLWETDRNVAEYSI; encoded by the coding sequence ATGTATAAAATAACGGCCGAATCGTCGTTTTCGGCGGCACATCGCCTGCCCGATCACCAGGGAAAATGCCGGAACCTGCACGGTCACAACTGGCTCGTGCAGGCCGTTGTCGGAGCCGAAACGCTCGACGACCAGGGAATGGTCGTCGATTTCGCCGTGCTGAAGCAAGCGCTCGGCGAGCTGTGTGACCGGTTCGATCACCGGATGGTCAACGAAATCGCGCCGTTCGACCGTATTCCCCCGACGGCCGAAAACTTCGCGAAACTCTTCTTCGACGAGCTCGTTCGCGTCGTCGGCACCAACCGTGTCCAGGTGCTGGCCGTGCGCCTCTGGGAAACCGACCGCAACGTCGCGGAGTATTCGATATGA
- a CDS encoding carboxypeptidase-like regulatory domain-containing protein encodes MNRQTRLFTLLGIIGLCALLIGCGGGGGGGVNPAGTGSSQHVSGLSGVISFDGKPSANTGVYLVRQETALAEGIARLGSLRASVRADAALDPDVGDFRTLTDVDGRFAFSQVPVGAYNLVAVKDATHQSIKSVVVGEMQTVNVELTPTGNLSGVVNMPGVVDLSTILVYLEGTSYVGVTDSAGSYIMTNLPAGSYTIIAARGNAISAKVPVTVSPAATTPVQTLELVPQAITASGTIQGTVSRQVPTPGTYPTVYQAYSPAGTIAHLAGTPHVAVADAAGKYLFAGVPQGNYTVVFPSDVFTANTVPTVTVSPGMTSTVPLVTLTLSSSFAPGQGTAAVGSIVGTVRKSSFITPAETHAVGVQLTGANFRNFIYSDPAGGFVFHQVPLGATYNLQFIAGNYTTASATPISVAPASPSANAGTFRLDPVAIAPGPVPAISTCTVFMSSMTITGTNLASVTTVLANGRPLQISATSPTDISVYTNDLMPGDYQITVITSNGMTAYAPDLTIIPFSTVLSFIQTPIPPASYSHVAAQLDWFPVTQADRYHVVRINGAAETFVAEAYGTSFRVSNLLPGTTYTFGVKPVARNGFRGPATTTTFTTRSSLFSIASATSSVLPANFAGIKARDTGDAYILDDVNSRWYGYNSLTLSEFGPSTAIGGGYTMARFIPGKSGSPSYVYGFISPTSTGAGYVNGFSSISAYTQSPALGTSVLGGNSITQNLVTNHVIALLNDGGNFYYLASLTSGLTLVGSPVNIGLSASFNNPEIHMSLDGSKVFIATGTDSNQCVVAEYNSANFVLTRTIPVGTNISHFSASPNNDKFIVISEAFLPPEQSIPQMQTFNQSFTQTSSNNITGLIQAQYDHLGRIWMAIDNAGAGIMVQENGQTYQQLLEAGATFDLPYSMNKPIIAFDSFRKRILVTAYFQGVLKTYSIDASYLIGG; translated from the coding sequence ATGAACCGGCAGACTCGTCTTTTCACGCTCCTCGGCATCATCGGTCTGTGTGCGTTGTTGATCGGATGCGGAGGCGGTGGAGGCGGCGGGGTGAACCCGGCCGGAACCGGTTCCAGCCAGCATGTATCCGGGCTTTCCGGGGTCATCTCCTTCGACGGCAAGCCCTCCGCGAACACGGGGGTCTACCTCGTCCGCCAGGAGACGGCGCTGGCCGAGGGCATCGCCCGCCTCGGATCGCTCCGGGCGTCGGTGCGGGCTGACGCGGCTCTCGACCCCGATGTCGGGGATTTCCGCACCCTGACCGATGTCGATGGCCGGTTTGCCTTTTCCCAGGTGCCGGTCGGGGCCTACAATCTCGTCGCCGTCAAGGATGCGACGCATCAGAGCATCAAGTCGGTCGTCGTGGGCGAGATGCAGACCGTAAACGTCGAGCTGACCCCCACGGGCAACCTTTCCGGGGTGGTGAACATGCCGGGCGTCGTCGATCTCTCCACCATCCTGGTCTATCTCGAGGGCACGAGTTACGTCGGAGTGACCGATTCCGCGGGCTCATACATCATGACGAATCTCCCGGCAGGCTCGTACACCATCATCGCCGCGCGGGGCAACGCCATTTCCGCGAAGGTTCCGGTGACCGTTTCCCCCGCCGCCACCACTCCAGTCCAAACGCTCGAACTGGTTCCCCAGGCCATCACCGCGTCGGGAACGATCCAGGGAACGGTCTCGCGACAGGTCCCCACGCCGGGCACCTACCCGACGGTTTACCAGGCGTACTCGCCGGCCGGCACCATCGCCCATCTCGCCGGCACGCCGCACGTGGCCGTGGCGGACGCGGCGGGAAAATACCTGTTCGCAGGCGTTCCCCAGGGCAACTACACGGTCGTTTTCCCAAGCGACGTGTTCACGGCCAACACGGTTCCGACCGTCACGGTTTCTCCGGGAATGACCTCCACGGTTCCGCTCGTCACCCTGACCCTCTCGAGTTCCTTCGCCCCCGGCCAGGGAACTGCCGCGGTCGGCTCGATCGTCGGAACCGTGCGGAAGTCCTCCTTCATTACGCCTGCAGAGACGCATGCGGTCGGTGTCCAGCTGACCGGCGCGAATTTCCGGAACTTCATCTACTCCGACCCCGCGGGCGGGTTCGTCTTCCACCAGGTCCCTCTCGGAGCGACGTATAACCTGCAGTTCATCGCCGGGAACTACACGACGGCCTCGGCCACCCCGATCTCCGTCGCTCCGGCGAGCCCCTCGGCGAACGCCGGCACGTTCCGGCTCGATCCGGTGGCGATTGCCCCCGGCCCGGTGCCCGCCATCTCCACCTGCACGGTGTTCATGTCGAGCATGACGATCACCGGCACGAACCTGGCCTCGGTGACGACCGTCCTTGCCAACGGGCGACCGCTCCAGATCAGCGCAACCTCGCCGACAGATATCTCTGTCTATACAAACGATCTCATGCCCGGCGATTACCAGATCACCGTCATCACGTCCAACGGAATGACGGCCTACGCCCCCGACCTCACCATCATCCCCTTCTCCACCGTGCTGAGCTTCATCCAGACGCCGATCCCGCCGGCCTCCTACTCGCATGTCGCGGCCCAGCTCGACTGGTTCCCCGTGACGCAGGCCGACAGGTATCACGTCGTCAGGATCAACGGAGCCGCCGAGACATTCGTTGCCGAGGCGTATGGCACGTCCTTCCGCGTGTCGAACCTTCTTCCCGGAACGACCTACACCTTCGGCGTGAAGCCTGTGGCAAGAAACGGCTTCAGGGGTCCGGCAACGACGACGACCTTCACCACGAGGTCTTCGCTTTTCAGCATCGCCTCGGCCACATCCTCCGTATTGCCGGCCAATTTCGCCGGCATCAAAGCCAGGGATACCGGGGACGCCTACATTCTGGACGACGTAAACTCGCGATGGTATGGGTATAACAGCCTGACCCTTTCCGAGTTCGGTCCCAGTACAGCCATCGGGGGCGGATACACCATGGCCCGTTTCATCCCGGGCAAGAGCGGATCCCCTTCCTACGTCTACGGATTCATCAGCCCGACGAGCACCGGAGCCGGATACGTCAACGGGTTTTCCTCGATCTCAGCCTATACGCAGAGCCCGGCTCTCGGGACATCCGTTCTCGGCGGAAATTCGATCACCCAGAATCTTGTCACCAATCATGTCATCGCCCTCTTGAACGATGGCGGAAACTTTTATTACCTGGCATCCCTGACCTCCGGTCTCACTCTTGTCGGTTCACCGGTAAACATCGGTCTGAGCGCGAGTTTCAACAATCCTGAAATTCACATGAGTCTCGATGGAAGCAAAGTGTTCATTGCCACTGGGACGGATTCGAATCAGTGTGTTGTAGCGGAATATAATTCCGCGAATTTTGTGCTGACACGAACCATTCCCGTGGGTACGAACATCAGCCATTTCTCCGCCAGCCCGAACAACGACAAGTTCATCGTGATTTCCGAAGCGTTCCTGCCTCCCGAGCAATCCATCCCCCAGATGCAGACATTCAACCAGAGTTTCACCCAGACGAGTTCGAACAACATTACAGGGCTCATTCAGGCCCAATATGATCATCTGGGACGCATCTGGATGGCCATCGACAATGCCGGCGCCGGTATCATGGTGCAGGAAAACGGGCAAACCTATCAGCAGCTCCTTGAAGCCGGAGCCACGTTTGATCTTCCCTACTCCATGAACAAGCCAATCATCGCCTTCGACAGCTTCAGGAAGCGCATTCTCGTAACAGCCTATTTTCAGGGTGTCCTCAAGACGTATTCGATCGATGCCTCCTATCTCATCGGAGGTTGA
- a CDS encoding GNAT family N-acetyltransferase — protein sequence MSSVYQKRFRLKPENRMESTAWCIITHDMSEFVIRPMAPQDVPVVAVIESESFPCPWPAEQFSECLRFPMFLCLVALLDGHIVGYTIGMCEDDGAMHILDLATAIECRRRGCARALLHRLFDEARPRGIRMAYLEVRTRNAPARALYASVGFTQAEFLPNHYPTPPDDGLRLAIDLRPERS from the coding sequence ATGTCGTCAGTTTACCAGAAGCGTTTCCGCCTGAAACCCGAAAATCGTATGGAGTCGACGGCATGGTGTATCATCACACACGATATGAGCGAGTTCGTGATACGCCCCATGGCGCCCCAGGACGTGCCGGTCGTGGCGGTTATCGAGAGCGAGAGCTTCCCCTGCCCGTGGCCGGCGGAACAGTTCTCGGAGTGCCTGCGCTTCCCAATGTTTCTCTGCCTCGTTGCGCTGCTGGACGGACATATCGTCGGCTATACCATCGGCATGTGCGAAGACGACGGGGCCATGCACATCCTGGATCTCGCCACGGCGATCGAGTGCCGTCGTCGCGGCTGCGCCCGCGCCCTGCTCCACCGTCTGTTCGACGAGGCGCGACCGCGCGGCATCCGCATGGCCTATCTCGAAGTGCGCACCCGCAACGCCCCGGCCCGGGCGCTGTATGCATCCGTGGGATTCACCCAGGCCGAGTTCCTGCCGAACCACTACCCCACCCCGCCCGACGACGGCCTGCGCCTCGCCATCGACCTGCGACCGGAACGCTCGTAA
- a CDS encoding HAD family phosphatase, giving the protein MTQEPAIRLPVRMVLFDYGNVLEFVDHRRSAGRLCEGTGCDPDVLLRRFLEPRGPLEQLETGRIDGDTFRRIAGEAIGKTFTEADFLERFNDMFVMRHDTIALMKALHGRYRLGLLSNTSEPHFRATISKHPCFGLFDQVTLSFQVGAQKPDPAIYRDALEKAAGISAEQILYLDDIPAYVEAARNEGMQALVYDRAGEVAEQLRAVLGRR; this is encoded by the coding sequence ATGACACAGGAACCCGCCATCAGGCTCCCCGTCCGCATGGTGCTGTTCGATTACGGCAACGTCCTCGAATTCGTCGATCACCGCCGCTCGGCCGGCCGCCTCTGTGAGGGAACCGGCTGCGATCCCGACGTTCTCCTGCGACGCTTCCTCGAGCCGCGCGGCCCTCTCGAGCAGCTCGAAACCGGCCGAATCGACGGCGACACGTTCCGGCGCATCGCGGGCGAAGCGATCGGGAAAACGTTCACCGAAGCCGATTTTCTCGAGCGATTCAATGACATGTTCGTGATGCGCCACGACACGATCGCCCTGATGAAAGCCCTGCATGGCCGGTACCGACTGGGCCTGCTCTCGAACACGAGCGAGCCCCATTTCCGGGCGACCATCTCGAAGCACCCCTGCTTCGGGCTCTTCGACCAGGTCACTCTCTCCTTCCAGGTCGGCGCGCAGAAACCCGATCCGGCGATCTACCGCGACGCTCTCGAAAAAGCCGCCGGAATCTCGGCTGAACAGATCCTCTATCTCGACGATATTCCTGCCTACGTCGAGGCTGCCAGGAACGAAGGCATGCAGGCTCTCGTCTACGACCGCGCCGGAGAGGTTGCTGAGCAGCTTCGGGCTGTTTTGGGCAGAAGATGA
- a CDS encoding HAD-IG family 5'-nucleotidase, which translates to MSNSVRISAEQRIFVNRTLNMNHIKLVGFDMDYTLATYNVPAFEETAYRIVLDKLVKDLGYPTELQEMKFDPEFVIRGLVIDVELGNFLKVNRYGYVKKASHGTKFLTIEEQKKIYPSTGIDLADPRYYIIHTLFSLAEGCLFAQLVDLCDAKQIPMNLKKAFGDIRRALDDAHQEGNLKGQVIDDPDRYFIRDQRMVSAIQRLKAAGKKIAMITNSDFEYSQKVMNHCFGPYLKSGSWQDLFDIIIVCANKPAFFQQHQKFLRVDPASGLLANFHAPIRWGGIYQGGNARTFEKDLALSPSEIFYLGDHIWGDVVTLKEAIGWRTGLIVQELATEVPALERNADTHREIVSDMEKKEELEDQLFDIKESLRGIPVENRPPEAERKREALREQISKIDEHITKLISDEQRDFNKYWGEIMRAGNEESRFATLVERYACVYMASVSNLASYSPFKYFRPPRRYMAHDPLHLLESSAEAD; encoded by the coding sequence ATGTCCAACTCTGTGCGCATCAGCGCCGAACAACGCATTTTCGTCAACCGCACCCTCAACATGAACCATATCAAGCTCGTCGGCTTCGATATGGATTACACGCTCGCCACCTACAACGTGCCGGCATTCGAGGAGACCGCCTACCGGATCGTCCTCGACAAGCTCGTGAAAGACCTGGGCTACCCAACCGAGCTCCAGGAGATGAAATTCGATCCCGAGTTCGTCATTCGCGGCCTCGTGATCGACGTCGAACTGGGGAATTTCCTGAAGGTCAACCGGTACGGCTACGTCAAGAAAGCCAGCCATGGAACGAAGTTCCTGACGATCGAGGAACAGAAGAAAATCTATCCCTCGACCGGCATCGACCTGGCAGATCCGCGCTATTATATAATACACACTCTATTTTCGCTCGCCGAGGGCTGCCTGTTCGCCCAGCTCGTCGATCTGTGCGACGCGAAGCAGATCCCGATGAACCTGAAGAAGGCATTCGGCGACATCCGCCGCGCCCTCGACGACGCGCATCAGGAAGGCAACCTCAAGGGACAGGTCATCGACGACCCCGACCGCTACTTCATCCGCGACCAACGGATGGTCTCAGCGATCCAGCGGCTGAAGGCGGCCGGCAAGAAGATCGCCATGATCACCAATTCCGACTTCGAGTACAGCCAGAAGGTGATGAACCACTGCTTCGGCCCGTATCTGAAGAGCGGCTCGTGGCAGGATCTGTTCGACATCATCATCGTCTGCGCGAACAAGCCCGCGTTTTTCCAGCAGCACCAGAAGTTCCTGCGGGTCGACCCGGCGAGCGGCCTCCTCGCGAACTTCCACGCGCCGATCCGTTGGGGCGGCATCTACCAGGGCGGCAACGCGCGCACGTTCGAAAAGGACCTGGCCCTTTCCCCCTCCGAGATCTTCTACCTCGGCGACCATATCTGGGGCGACGTCGTCACCCTGAAAGAGGCGATCGGCTGGCGCACAGGCCTGATCGTGCAGGAACTGGCCACCGAGGTTCCCGCGCTCGAGCGCAACGCCGACACGCACCGTGAGATCGTCTCCGACATGGAGAAGAAGGAAGAGCTCGAAGACCAGCTGTTCGACATCAAGGAATCACTGCGCGGCATCCCGGTCGAAAATCGACCGCCAGAAGCCGAAAGGAAGCGCGAAGCACTGCGGGAACAGATCTCGAAGATCGACGAGCACATCACGAAGCTGATCAGCGACGAGCAGCGCGATTTCAACAAATACTGGGGCGAGATCATGCGGGCCGGCAACGAGGAGTCGCGGTTCGCAACTCTGGTCGAAAGATACGCTTGCGTATATATGGCCAGCGTGAGCAACCTGGCGTCATACTCGCCGTTCAAGTATTTCCGGCCGCCGCGCCGGTACATGGCACACGACCCGCTCCACCTGCTCGAAAGCAGCGCCGAAGCGGACTGA
- a CDS encoding protein-arginine deiminase family protein, with translation MNRFGGWVAIAVLTTVLLFPGRAWAGTLRLMSANQLPRKVLVVNHTDTTAFVKELFGVIRAIHEEDGLTGNDAFQLHIVDSAHSLPTPEARARFFGAPTGVVEELVDVNPDMKTNDIWMQDFGELCTWSDGEKTVPAVFDSARDAGLKDFPEWISKNWSMKLCVNPSSTAGFGDGDSGGNIEVTPDNILYHGDSMTPECREFFLKNGYDGRKIMLATKWLAVGHIDEYLSIVPTRYSPCGYAIVRADPCGALELIEKASQTDFAPLPEPYASFLPKLQGALLAPGAWNGTAEAKFIELNRKINEIIDENTGRLIAEIRRITGDAHREIPVVSWPVLFKGNEAAAHGNCIAYTPGVVNHLILRDHLLVSDPLFPPFRKVIVGSSKSLGCRVHFLNAAAYHDRKGDIHCATNVLRDPARAFITTPAQASISALRASFDRLHRDPSTL, from the coding sequence ATGAACAGGTTTGGCGGCTGGGTGGCGATCGCGGTCCTGACGACTGTCCTCCTTTTCCCGGGACGAGCCTGGGCGGGAACGCTCCGGCTGATGAGCGCCAACCAGCTTCCCAGGAAGGTGCTGGTGGTCAATCACACCGATACCACCGCGTTTGTGAAGGAGCTCTTCGGGGTCATCCGTGCCATTCACGAAGAAGACGGCCTGACGGGCAACGACGCGTTTCAACTTCATATCGTCGACAGCGCCCACTCCCTCCCGACTCCCGAAGCAAGGGCGAGGTTCTTCGGAGCCCCAACAGGCGTCGTCGAGGAACTCGTCGACGTCAATCCCGATATGAAGACGAACGACATCTGGATGCAGGATTTCGGCGAACTCTGTACCTGGTCTGACGGCGAGAAAACCGTGCCGGCGGTCTTCGATTCCGCCCGCGATGCCGGGTTGAAGGATTTCCCCGAATGGATTTCGAAGAACTGGAGCATGAAGCTGTGCGTCAATCCCAGCTCCACCGCCGGTTTCGGCGACGGCGATTCCGGGGGCAACATCGAGGTCACTCCCGACAACATTCTCTACCACGGCGACAGCATGACACCCGAATGCCGGGAGTTTTTCCTGAAGAACGGATATGACGGCCGCAAGATCATGCTCGCCACGAAATGGCTTGCGGTCGGGCATATCGATGAATATTTATCAATCGTTCCGACCCGGTATTCTCCGTGCGGCTACGCGATCGTCCGGGCCGACCCCTGCGGTGCCCTCGAACTTATCGAGAAAGCCTCGCAGACCGATTTCGCACCTCTTCCCGAGCCCTACGCATCCTTTCTTCCGAAGCTTCAGGGCGCTCTTCTTGCCCCGGGCGCCTGGAATGGAACCGCCGAAGCGAAGTTCATCGAGCTCAACCGGAAGATCAACGAGATCATCGATGAAAACACCGGCAGGCTCATCGCGGAAATCCGCCGCATCACCGGAGATGCGCATCGGGAGATTCCCGTCGTCTCCTGGCCGGTGCTCTTCAAGGGCAACGAGGCCGCGGCCCACGGCAACTGCATCGCCTATACCCCGGGAGTGGTGAATCATCTCATTCTTCGCGATCACCTGCTCGTTTCAGATCCCCTGTTTCCCCCTTTCCGGAAGGTCATCGTTGGCAGCTCCAAGAGCCTCGGCTGCAGAGTCCACTTCCTGAACGCCGCGGCCTATCACGACCGCAAGGGCGACATCCATTGCGCGACAAACGTGCTGCGCGACCCCGCCCGTGCCTTCATCACCACGCCCGCGCAGGCATCGATATCCGCTCTTCGAGCCAGTTTCGATCGTCTCCATCGCGACCCTTCCACTCTCTGA
- a CDS encoding diguanylate cyclase — MKLKWKLSLIFGILGACSAALAGYIVFRTALEQFEKSMIEELQAVAEVSRRIVDPERLETIHSVDDPYYREMKSIMRTMHENFSLDWCAIYRYNGKYFTHIVDGSEMGDEFIPDYPIFDMPEELVDSWKEAKPSYSAGNVDAFGMWMSAFMPITNASATVVAVLDVSRNNDVLRRFIRQSKNDVLIVMLLIGLITLAVCFVFSKYLTRSIDRLIRGTQELAAGNLAHRVTGIDSRDEIGMLAGTFNEMTGQLAQNRAALERKIFEVTTLYEISQQINYAGSSAEILQLILKKCIEGLEAGRGSVLMFNEETGRLVVDVAVGEGVEPVTKRIEFAPGEGVAGKVFEEQRMLLDNDPIEPNFKPYPGESGSPIHNIMCLPLLVEKRSIGVMNIVNKRNKGFTDADVAFAGTMASQIALTIEKARLYELSITDGLTKLFVHRYFQVALDNELKRAKRYGSCVSLILMDIDHFKKFNDTYGHQMGDRVLSLSALVLREAVRSIDVPCRYGGEEFAVILPETDAQNALGVAERIRRSIEAYEFPSLEGSVLRVTVSLGIASFPEHGTDKMSLIKKSDEAMYWSKEAGRNRVSTWSPAGKPVAG; from the coding sequence ATGAAGCTTAAATGGAAGCTGTCGCTGATCTTCGGTATCCTGGGCGCCTGCAGCGCGGCCCTTGCCGGGTATATCGTCTTCCGCACGGCGCTCGAGCAGTTCGAGAAATCGATGATCGAGGAACTTCAGGCCGTAGCCGAGGTTTCCCGGCGTATCGTCGATCCCGAACGGCTGGAGACGATCCATTCCGTGGACGATCCATATTATCGCGAGATGAAGTCGATCATGCGCACGATGCACGAGAACTTCAGCCTCGATTGGTGCGCGATCTACAGATATAACGGGAAATATTTCACTCATATCGTCGACGGATCCGAGATGGGTGACGAATTCATCCCGGATTACCCGATCTTCGACATGCCCGAGGAACTCGTGGATTCCTGGAAGGAAGCCAAGCCTTCCTACTCCGCAGGCAATGTCGACGCTTTCGGTATGTGGATGAGCGCGTTCATGCCGATCACCAACGCCTCGGCGACGGTCGTTGCCGTGTTGGACGTGAGCCGGAACAACGACGTCCTTCGCAGGTTCATCCGTCAGTCGAAGAACGACGTGCTGATTGTCATGCTGTTGATCGGCCTAATCACTCTGGCTGTCTGCTTTGTCTTCTCGAAATACCTGACCAGGTCGATCGACCGACTCATCCGGGGCACGCAGGAGCTTGCGGCCGGGAATCTCGCACACCGGGTCACGGGCATCGATTCCCGCGACGAGATCGGGATGTTGGCCGGAACGTTCAATGAGATGACCGGCCAGCTTGCCCAGAATCGCGCGGCTCTCGAGCGGAAGATCTTCGAGGTCACCACGCTCTACGAGATCAGCCAGCAGATCAACTATGCGGGCAGTTCCGCGGAGATCCTGCAACTTATTCTCAAAAAGTGCATCGAAGGCCTCGAGGCGGGCCGCGGCAGCGTCCTGATGTTCAACGAGGAGACAGGGCGGCTGGTCGTCGATGTCGCCGTCGGCGAGGGTGTCGAGCCGGTCACGAAACGCATCGAGTTCGCCCCGGGCGAAGGCGTCGCCGGAAAGGTGTTCGAGGAGCAGAGGATGCTGCTCGACAACGATCCGATCGAGCCGAACTTCAAGCCTTATCCCGGTGAATCCGGTTCACCGATTCACAACATCATGTGTCTGCCGCTTCTCGTCGAGAAACGATCGATCGGCGTCATGAACATCGTGAACAAGCGGAACAAGGGTTTCACCGACGCCGATGTCGCGTTCGCCGGAACGATGGCCTCGCAAATAGCGCTAACTATAGAAAAGGCGCGGCTCTACGAGCTTTCGATCACCGATGGCCTGACGAAGCTGTTCGTTCACCGGTATTTCCAGGTGGCTCTCGACAACGAGCTGAAACGTGCCAAACGGTATGGCTCGTGCGTCAGTCTTATATTAATGGATATAGATCATTTCAAGAAGTTCAACGACACCTACGGCCACCAGATGGGCGATCGCGTGCTGTCTCTCTCGGCGCTGGTCCTTCGTGAGGCGGTCCGAAGCATCGACGTGCCGTGCCGGTATGGCGGTGAGGAGTTCGCCGTGATTCTGCCGGAAACGGACGCTCAGAATGCTCTCGGCGTTGCGGAGCGCATCCGCAGATCAATCGAGGCCTACGAATTCCCCTCGCTCGAAGGCAGCGTTCTTCGAGTCACCGTCAGCCTCGGCATCGCCTCGTTCCCCGAGCACGGCACCGACAAGATGTCGCTGATCAAGAAATCCGACGAGGCGATGTACTGGTCGAAGGAAGCCGGCCGCAATCGCGTTTCCACATGGAGCCCCGCCGGCAAGCCCGTCGCGGGCTGA
- a CDS encoding NHL repeat-containing protein, translated as MSDNSRHVKNTYGERIFRNVGFAVIFLVSSLICGCGATNLELNRPNLIAVSPDGSRLFISDSRNFRILVVDREFRLVREIPYSSEQAVWGMNPGTQGELVITDNRLEKATFDFKEKRANAVAEIIFMGPDGGTTSALTWRSEKGPLIYPRQVLPLADGGVAVTDLRVNKVLVFERNGTLRMSIGEYGDADGRLYCPSDVLTDRDGRFLVVDSYNHRLCEFDRNGAWLRTIGRKGTGQGELMFPQNAARDANGRIYCTELGNMRVSVFEADGRFVRHIPMPTASGSNGLYELFGIACATAPAELFVADSINSSIYVFDLDGNHRGTITRLRP; from the coding sequence ATGAGCGACAACTCACGACATGTGAAGAATACATACGGGGAACGAATCTTCCGGAACGTCGGGTTCGCGGTGATCTTCCTCGTGTCCAGCCTGATCTGCGGCTGCGGCGCGACCAACCTCGAGCTGAACCGGCCGAACCTGATTGCCGTGTCTCCAGACGGGAGCCGTTTGTTCATCTCCGACTCGAGAAACTTCCGAATTCTAGTCGTCGATCGTGAATTCCGGCTTGTCCGGGAAATTCCGTATTCTTCCGAGCAGGCGGTCTGGGGGATGAACCCTGGAACGCAGGGCGAGCTGGTCATTACCGACAACCGTCTCGAAAAGGCGACGTTCGATTTCAAGGAAAAGCGGGCGAATGCCGTTGCCGAGATCATTTTCATGGGTCCCGACGGCGGGACCACCAGCGCTCTGACATGGCGTTCCGAGAAGGGGCCGCTGATCTATCCGCGGCAGGTTCTTCCCCTGGCCGATGGCGGCGTCGCCGTCACCGACCTGCGCGTGAACAAGGTGCTTGTCTTCGAGCGGAACGGCACGCTGCGCATGTCGATCGGGGAATACGGCGATGCCGACGGCCGTCTCTACTGCCCAAGCGATGTTCTTACCGATCGCGACGGGCGTTTCCTCGTGGTCGACTCTTACAATCACCGGCTCTGCGAGTTCGACCGGAACGGCGCCTGGCTCCGTACGATCGGCCGGAAGGGCACGGGGCAGGGCGAGCTGATGTTTCCCCAGAACGCGGCCCGCGATGCGAACGGCCGCATCTATTGTACCGAGCTGGGCAACATGCGCGTCTCGGTGTTCGAGGCTGACGGCCGGTTCGTGAGGCATATCCCGATGCCGACCGCGTCCGGCTCGAACGGTCTGTATGAGCTGTTCGGCATCGCCTGCGCGACCGCGCCTGCCGAGCTGTTCGTTGCAGATTCTATCAATTCCTCCATCTACGTTTTCGATCTCGACGGGAACCACCGTGGCACGATCACACGGCTTCGGCCATGA
- the gpmA gene encoding 2,3-diphosphoglycerate-dependent phosphoglycerate mutase: MYTVVLLRHGESTWNKENRFTGWTDVDLSEKGIEEAHKAGRILKEKGFTFDLAYTSVLKRAIRTLWITLDEMDLMWIPVHRSWRLNERHYGALQGLNKSETAAKYGDKQVLIWRRSYDTMPPALEPTDERFPGHDPRYRGLAKADLPLTESLKETVARFLPYWNETIAPVIISGQKVLIAAHGNSLRALVKHLDNVSEAEITELNIPTGMPLVYELDAQLKPIRHYYIGDPAEVAKAMEAVANQGKAKK, encoded by the coding sequence ATGTATACGGTCGTGTTGCTTCGGCACGGAGAGAGCACCTGGAACAAGGAAAACCGGTTCACGGGCTGGACGGATGTCGATCTGTCCGAGAAGGGCATCGAAGAGGCCCACAAGGCCGGGCGCATCCTGAAGGAAAAGGGATTCACGTTCGATCTCGCCTACACGTCGGTGCTCAAGCGCGCCATCCGCACGCTCTGGATAACGCTCGACGAGATGGACCTGATGTGGATTCCCGTGCATCGCAGCTGGCGGCTGAACGAGCGGCATTACGGCGCTCTGCAGGGGCTGAACAAGTCGGAAACGGCCGCGAAATACGGGGACAAGCAGGTGCTCATCTGGCGGCGCAGTTACGACACGATGCCGCCGGCGCTCGAGCCGACCGACGAGCGGTTCCCCGGCCACGACCCGCGGTATCGCGGCCTGGCGAAGGCGGATCTGCCGCTCACCGAGAGCCTGAAGGAGACCGTCGCCCGGTTTCTGCCCTACTGGAACGAAACAATAGCGCCAGTTATTATATCAGGTCAGAAGGTGCTGATAGCCGCCCACGGAAACAGCCTGCGCGCGCTGGTCAAGCACCTCGACAACGTATCCGAAGCCGAGATCACCGAGCTGAACATCCCGACCGGCATGCCACTCGTCTACGAGCTCGACGCCCAGCTCAAACCCATCAGACACTATTATATAGGCGACCCCGCCGAGGTCGCCAAAGCCATGGAAGCCGTCGCCAACCAGGGCAAAGCGAAAAAATAA